A window from Candidatus Tanganyikabacteria bacterium encodes these proteins:
- a CDS encoding tetratricopeptide repeat protein, with the protein MTTERESDQIQKIASFLENEASTQGQREAATTCRAILASLGSGDEPPDVIGLLRDLERIASTVGNPGARLECLRTLALSFNAKGLPEDALAAWLAEAEICRTFGLNRDLCGAMVNAAIALYRLGRLDEALSLLLSAEGLSRDIGDKTLLEGCLSNQGAVLLELDDLDAAWLVCTEAEALCEDIGNPGGLQAVLGNKGAILSARGDHQGALRILAREEEVCRQLGDLDGLQGSLRNQASALVVSGDLVGAASRFVEAGRICRDLGMMKVAADCWAQGSTILFNSGAIARAMTLVLEREALCESAGLRDELLDCLSMKTQILLEWSRLDEAIEVCDRYEALSRETEDRGHLQAAKRQRAIAAMELGHLDEALELLQVAESICRDLGNEAELGACLGNRGLILARRGDLRRALAIQLEAEELYRHSGSTQRIPTCLGNQANIHFQLGDPETALAIHRREEELCREIGSLTRLALCLHNQGCVHSSNGDLDWAMELHQEAERLYRDLGSQRELALAIGGQAAILRKQGAFLEALKKGTEVESIARSIKSPELLAVAISDLARCLDELGDTPGALERLAEKERICREFCDTKGLMETLGDQARLLKVSDPDRTLKILAEQEPLCRALGAAGPLATCLYHQGSIHYGAGRLAEARGPLEEAAGLLLDDGQEDMHLLLGTVIADCLVDSDDLEGARAYLEPIIAMCRNEASRADTFISALWRLAGIRQHQSDFRGTLELLEECESACRAIGDVEHLKGTVEAKIWARAALGDEAGAQEAVLELEHVCTEFGDHVGAAQAVLLSARGEEGDDDTRALSLARRAAAMFESAGDPEGVQEAMSLISEIESKGLAGRGSESPTIPPPSP; encoded by the coding sequence GTGACGACTGAGCGGGAAAGTGACCAGATCCAGAAGATCGCATCGTTTCTTGAGAACGAGGCTTCGACCCAGGGACAGAGAGAGGCCGCCACGACATGTCGCGCCATCCTGGCCTCTCTCGGGTCGGGAGACGAACCGCCGGACGTGATCGGGCTGCTACGGGACCTGGAACGGATTGCTTCGACGGTTGGTAACCCGGGCGCCAGGCTCGAGTGTCTGCGAACTCTGGCGCTCAGCTTCAACGCGAAGGGTCTTCCGGAAGATGCGCTGGCCGCCTGGCTCGCAGAGGCTGAGATCTGCCGGACGTTCGGGCTGAACCGCGACCTATGCGGCGCAATGGTCAACGCGGCCATCGCCCTCTACAGACTCGGGCGCCTGGATGAGGCCCTTTCCCTTCTCCTGTCCGCCGAAGGCCTGAGCAGGGATATCGGCGACAAGACCTTGTTGGAGGGATGCCTTTCGAACCAGGGCGCCGTGCTCCTTGAACTTGACGATCTTGACGCCGCCTGGTTGGTCTGCACCGAGGCCGAAGCGCTCTGCGAGGATATCGGAAATCCTGGGGGCCTGCAGGCTGTCCTGGGGAACAAGGGAGCGATCTTGTCCGCCCGCGGCGACCACCAGGGAGCATTGCGGATCCTCGCTCGCGAAGAGGAGGTCTGTCGCCAACTGGGCGATCTTGATGGCCTCCAGGGCTCGCTGCGCAATCAGGCTAGCGCCCTCGTGGTTTCCGGAGATCTGGTTGGAGCTGCTTCGAGGTTTGTCGAAGCCGGGCGGATTTGCCGCGATCTCGGCATGATGAAGGTGGCGGCCGACTGCTGGGCCCAAGGGAGCACCATCCTCTTCAATTCGGGAGCCATCGCGCGGGCCATGACCTTGGTCCTCGAGCGAGAGGCGCTGTGCGAGTCTGCGGGGCTGCGCGACGAGCTCCTGGACTGCCTGTCCATGAAGACCCAGATCCTCCTCGAGTGGAGTCGATTGGACGAGGCCATCGAGGTCTGCGATCGTTACGAGGCGCTGAGCCGCGAGACGGAGGATCGCGGGCATCTTCAAGCCGCCAAGCGGCAGAGGGCGATTGCCGCGATGGAACTTGGGCACCTCGACGAGGCATTGGAGCTTCTCCAGGTGGCCGAGAGCATCTGCCGCGATCTCGGCAACGAGGCGGAGCTCGGGGCATGCCTGGGGAACCGGGGTTTAATCCTGGCCAGACGAGGCGATCTCAGGAGGGCCCTCGCCATCCAGCTCGAGGCAGAGGAACTTTACCGCCATAGCGGCTCCACCCAGCGGATTCCCACGTGTCTGGGCAATCAGGCAAACATCCATTTCCAACTCGGCGATCCTGAGACCGCCCTGGCCATCCATCGGCGCGAAGAGGAACTCTGCCGGGAGATCGGAAGCCTGACCCGCCTGGCCCTTTGCCTGCACAACCAGGGATGCGTCCATAGCTCGAATGGCGACCTCGATTGGGCGATGGAGCTTCACCAGGAGGCCGAGAGGCTCTACCGCGATCTGGGCAGCCAGAGGGAATTGGCCCTGGCCATCGGGGGACAGGCTGCCATCCTCCGGAAGCAAGGGGCATTCCTCGAGGCCTTGAAGAAGGGCACTGAAGTTGAATCGATTGCCCGGTCTATCAAGAGTCCCGAGCTCCTGGCCGTAGCCATCTCCGACTTGGCGCGCTGCCTCGACGAACTCGGAGACACGCCAGGTGCTCTGGAGCGGCTGGCCGAAAAGGAACGGATCTGCCGGGAGTTTTGCGACACCAAGGGCCTGATGGAAACCCTGGGCGACCAGGCCCGGCTGCTGAAGGTCTCGGATCCGGATCGGACCCTGAAGATCCTGGCTGAGCAAGAGCCCCTCTGCCGGGCACTCGGCGCCGCCGGCCCCCTGGCAACTTGCCTGTACCATCAGGGGTCCATTCACTACGGGGCAGGCAGGCTGGCGGAGGCCAGAGGCCCCCTGGAGGAGGCGGCCGGGCTGCTCCTTGATGACGGCCAGGAGGATATGCACCTCCTGCTGGGCACGGTCATCGCCGACTGCCTGGTCGACTCTGACGACCTGGAAGGTGCCAGAGCTTACCTGGAGCCGATCATCGCGATGTGCCGGAACGAGGCTTCCCGTGCCGACACCTTCATCTCTGCCCTGTGGAGACTGGCCGGAATCCGACAACACCAGAGCGACTTCCGGGGAACGCTCGAGCTCCTGGAGGAGTGCGAGTCCGCCTGCCGTGCCATTGGAGACGTCGAGCACCTGAAGGGAACCGTAGAAGCAAAGATCTGGGCCCGTGCCGCCCTTGGCGACGAGGCCGGAGCGCAAGAGGCCGTCCTGGAGCTCGAACACGTCTGCACCGAATTCGGGGATCACGTGGGAGCAGCCCAAGCCGTGCTCCTCTCGGCACGAGGTGAAGAGGGGGATGACGATACTCGTGCCCTATCCCTGGCAAGGCGCGCCGCGGCGATGTTCGAGTCAGCGGGCGATCCGGAAGGGGTTCAGGAGGCAATGTCGCTGATCTCCGAGATCGAGAGCAAGGGTCTCGCGGGGAGGGGGTCTGAGTCGCCGACGATTCCCCCACCTTCACCGTAA